The Spiroplasma corruscae DNA window AATATTTTCTTTATTTTTAAAATAAGCAATAATTTTTTCATACAATGAACCTGTTTCATATACTTCTTCGTATACGTATATATTATTATATCTATTTTGTTCCAATATTTTAATATCAAATGGCTTAATAAATCTTGCATTTACTAAGTTTATGTTTAAATTATTTTTTAAAATATAATCTTTAAAATCCTTCAATATATTTCCATATGCCATTAGAACTTTCTTGTTGTTTTTATTATAAATTAGATAATCTCATTCACCAATTTTTATTTTTTTGATTTGTTTAGATATCGGTAATTCTTTATTTTCGTACCTTAAAAAAAATACTTTATTAGTATTTTCATAAAGAAGTTTTGTAAGTTGTTTTACGTCGTTTTCATCATAAGGATTACAAATAACGCTATTTTGAATATTTGATGCAATAGATATATCATAAATTCCGTGGTGACTGACTCCCCCACTATAACTTAAACCTCCCCTATCTATTAAAAACCCAACAGGATTATTATTTCTAGCTACGTCATGTATTAATTGATCCACACATCTTTGTAAAAATGTGGAATAAATTGACACAAATACTTTTTTGTTGGTGTTACTAATAGCATTTGCTGTTAATACTATAGTTTCTTCATTTATGCCCATATCAATAACATTATTATAAAACTTTTCTTTTAAGTGATGGAAATTTGATGGTTTTAGCATTGATGCTGATAATAAATAATCATCATTTGTAAAATAATTTGTTATTTCTTCAGAAATTGCAACAGTATAGCTTTTATTTTTAACTTCTTCTACAGAGTGGTTAAAAATTAATGGTTTATTTCCTGTATAACCTAATGCTTTTTTAGTCTTAAAATGTATTAAAACATGATTTTTGATTGTCTCAACTTTATTAAGGCAATCAAAAATATTA harbors:
- a CDS encoding 1-deoxy-D-xylulose-5-phosphate synthase N-terminal domain-containing protein, producing the protein MLDDEIGYKNLYKNKNLKELEKFASVIREYLSNFIQKKNGHIGSNLGVVELTIAFFVFFNIDDSMILFDTGHQSHVFKLLVNGYKKFETLKDKNGLSNFQEFKESDLDWISSGHSSTALAYAVGYGIINVKKNIVVTIGDAAFFTSYSHGALLNLGKSKSKVIIFLNDNEESIGTETPRLNSIDSYCKSLGINYIFCENGNNFTNIFDCLNKVETIKNHVLIHFKTKKALGYTGNKPLIFNHSVEEVKNKSYTVAISEEITNYFTNDDYLLSASMLKPSNFHHLKEKFYNNVIDMGINEETIVLTANAISNTNKKVFVSIYSTFLQRCVDQLIHDVARNNNPVGFLIDRGGLSYSGGVSHHGIYDISIASNIQNSVICNPYDENDVKQLTKLLYENTNKVFFLRYENKELPISKQIKKIKIGEWDYLIYNKNNKKVLMAYGNILKDFKDYILKNNLNINLVNARFIKPFDIKILEQNRYNNIYVYEEVYETGSLYEKIIAYFKNKENIYNFNLKSNNVMHGSMKELLKEARLDIDYIFNFILKEG